TGACATCGTCCGGCGTTTGCGCAAGCGGAAGATCGGTGTGCTGATGGGGGGCTGGTCGAGCGAACGTGAGATATCGCTGCTGTCCGGACAGCGGGTTCTTAACTCGCTGAAAGGTCAGGGGTTCCAGGCGGTTGGTATCGACATCAGCCGCAACTTCACAGACCAGATAAAGCGTGCCAAAATCGACCTTGCGTTCGTCATCCTGCACGGCCGTCCCGGCGAAGACGGGACGGTCCAGGGCTATCTTGACTTGCTCGGGATACCCTACACTGGCTCAGGTGTGACTGCGTCGGCCATCTGCATTGACAAGGTGATCACCAAGATGCTCTTCGAGCGAGTCGGCATACCGACGCCGCCGTACTTCGTCATCGAGTCGGGCGCGGACGTAGCCGCGATCGTAGCCGAGGCGGAGAAGCAGTTCGGTTATCCCATGATTGCGAAACCGCGCGCCGAGGGCTCAAGCGTCGGGATCGAGCTGCTTGAAGGACGGCGCGGAGCGGTTGAGCGGAGCGAGCGGGTGCGCCGAGGATTCGGCGACATCCTGCTGGAGCAGTTCATACCCGGTATGATTGCGACCGTCGGCGTTCTGGTAGAAGAACCGCTGCCGATTCTGGAGTTGGTGCCGAAACGGCAGGCGTTCTACGACTACGAGGCGAAGTACACGCGCGGGGAAACCGAGTTCGTGCTACCAGCAAGGCTTGACTCCAAGGTCGCCGACAGGATCAAGGAACTGGCGCTCAAGGCACACAAGCTCATGGGTTGTTCCGGTTTCTCGCGCATCGATCTGGTGATCAAGCAGGGCAAGCTGCCGTTTTTCCTGGAGCTGAACACGCTGCCCGGTCTCACGGACATCTCCGACTTCCCGGCCGAAGCCGAGAACGCCGGCATTTCCTACGACGAGATGATCTTTCGAATCCTTGCTGACGCGTTGGCGTAGTTTGAGAGGATGATTGGCTTGACTTCCGACCGTTTCTCATTAGTATTCACGGAATGATTCGCCAAACGCGTCAGCGCAGGCACCTCAGCATTCGGCGGAGGATTGCCGGGACACCAGAACGCCCCCGGCTGTGTATCAAACGCAGCAGTCGCTACATTTACGCGATGCTCATCGATGACAGCCGGAATAGAGTCTTGACCGGGATTTCCTCGCAGATAGCCGCGGTCCGGGAGAAGAAGCTCAAGCGGACCGAAGCGGCCAAAGAAGTCGGCAAGCTCATCGCCGGCAAGTCCAGGGAACTCGGCATCAAACAGGTCGTTTTTGACCGGGCAGGCTATCGTTATCACGGCCGCGTCAAGGCGGTGGCTGACGGCGCGCGCGAAGGAGGTCTGGAGTTTTGATGCACCAACAAGCACGGGGCGCGACGCTCGAGCCGGAACTGATTGAACGCGTCATCAGCATCAAGCGCGTGTCGAAGGTCATGAAGGGCGGCAAGCGGATGAGGCTGTCGGCATCCGTCGTCGTCGGCGACGGAAAAGGCATGGTCGGGCTGGGTCACGGCAAGGCTGCGGAAGTCGCGGTCGCCGTGCGCAAGGCGACGACGCGGGCGCGCAAGGACATGGTGCGGGTGTCGATAGCCGGTCACACGATACCTCACGACACCAAAGGCAAGTATGGGGCCAGTCGCGTACTGGTGAAGCCGGCAGCGCGTGGCACGGGTCTAATCGCCTGCCCGCAAGTGCGAGCGGTGCTTGAAGCGGCCGGGTTGAACGACGGTCTTTCCAAGTCCCTCGGGTCGCGCAACGCCTACAATACGGCCCGGGCGACGATCGTCGCTCTGCAGCAGCTACGAACTATTGAACAGGTGGCGGCGGCCCGGAACAAACCGGCAAGCCATCTCGCCAAGAAACAAACAGAGAATGAAACAGCTGAAAGTCACACTGGCTAAGAGCCTGATTGACCAGAAGCAGTCGTTGAAGCGGACGGCGCGTGCCCTCGGGCTGCGCCGGATCGGGGCAACGCGTGTCCACGCTGACACAGCCGTAATCAGAGGAATGGTGTTTCAGGTGAAGCATCTCCTCAAAGTGGAGGAGTTGTGAAAATCGGCGGACTCAAGCCGGAGCCGGGCTCTACCCATCGCAAGAAGCGGATCGGCCGCGGTGTCGGCTCCGGCCATGGCAAGACATCAGGGCGGGGGCACACGGGCGCCGGCCAGCACTCGGCGCCCAGGCACGATGCGCGGTTCGAGGGCGGTCAGATGCCCTTCTACCGCCGCATACCGAAGCGGGGGTTCGTCAATCCAACCCGCAAGGAGTTCGCCCCGGTCAACCTGAGCGATCTGACGAAGCTTGAGGTCGAGGTTGTGACGATTGATCTGTTGCGTGAGAAAGGGTTGGTGGGCAGGCGCGAGTCCGTGAAAGTGCTGGGCAACGGCGAGCTCGGCCGCGCTCTGTCAGTTACGGCACATGCTTTCTCGAAGTCGGCGCGCGAGAAGATCGAGAAGGCCGGAGGTAAGGCCGAGGTCGCAAGTTGACCGGTTCGTTCGGCAGCATCTTCAAGATTCCGGACCTGCGCCGGAAGATACTTTTCACCCTGGGCATGGTAGTGGTGTATCGCCTGGGTTCACATATTCCGACCCCTGGTATCAACGCTCAAGCCCTTGGCTACATGCTCGGTCAGATGCGGGGAACGGTGTTCGGTCTCTACGACATCTTTGTCGGTGGCGCGCTCTCCCGGGCTTCGATCTTCGCGCTCGGGATCATGCCCTACATCTCGGCATCGATCGTCTTTCAGCTTCTTGGTTCGGTCTTCCCCTATCTTGAGCGCCTGCAGCGCGAGGAGGAGGGCCGTAAGAAGGTCAACCAGTACACGCGCTACGCGACCGTGGCTCTGGCCATAATCCAGTCGTCGACCATAGCCATCTACCTTGAGAGCCAGCCGGCGACGCAGTTCGGCCCGATTGTCATGCAGTCCGGGTTCTTCTTCCGGCTGCTGACGATCATCACCCTCACTTCTGGTACTATGCTTGCGATGTGGCTGGGTGAACAGATTACTGATCGCGGAATCGGCAACGGTATCTCGTTCCTGATCTTCATTGGCTGCCTGGACAGCACTCCCCAGGACATCGGCCGGACGATCGCGATGGTCCAAGCGGGTGAGATCTCGTGGCTGGCGCTGGTACTGCTGGCCGCAGTGGTCTTTGCGGTCTACGCCGGAGTCGTTCTTCTGACGATGGCAGTGCTCAAGATACCGGTCGTCTATCAAGGCCGAGTCGTGGGCCGGCAGATGTACCGAGAACACCGGACCCATCTGCCGATACGGGTGTGGACTGCGGGCGTGATCCCCATCATCTTCGCCCAGTCGCTGGTGGTATTCCCCTCGACGTTCGCGCAGTTCATCAAGGCTCCGTGGCTTCAGTCGATGCAGCGGATCCTCAGCGCCGGCGGATGGCTCTACGATCTGCTCTACGCCGCTCTGATCATTTTCTTCACCTACTTCTATACGTCGGTTGTGTTCAATGCGCGCGACATCGCCGACAACCTGCGGAAGTACGGTGGCGCAGTTCCAGGAAAACAGGCCGGGGAGAAGACTGCCGAGTACATCGACCGCAGCCTTACCCTCATCATGTTGCCCGGTGCAGTCTCGCTGGTGATAATCGCGCTACTGCCCTCGTTCCTGATGAATGCGCTGCGCGTGCCCTTCTACTTTGGTGGCACCACGCTGATGATTATCGTCGGCGTCGCACTCGACACTCTGCAGCAGATAGAAGCTCACCTGGTAATGCGACACTATGAAGGTCTGGTCAAGGGTGGCAAGTTCCAGGGTCGTCGGTTCGGATAATCCCAGGAATACTACTCGCCCGACAACGGTAGATCTAGTAGGCGAGCCCGGGGCGCGGGCAAGTGACGTTGAACTCATACACCGCGTTCAATCGGGTGATACCGAAGCTTTTGACGAACTAATGAAACGATATGCTGCGAGCGTCTACAAGGTGACCTACGGACTTACGCGCAACCACGCGGATGCGGATGACCTTTCCCAGGAGACCTTCATCCGGGCATATCGAGCAATCGCCCGCTTCGATGAGCACTATCAGTTCTACACCTGGGTGCGCAGAATTGCGGTGAATCTCTGCTTCAACCATATCAAAAGGGGCAAGAAGTTCCGCTTTGTGCCTTTGCCGATTGCCGACGGCGACGACGAATCGGCCGATATCGCCGACCCCCAACCGCAGTCAGCGGACTGCGGGCTAGGGCGGGATCTGGAGCAGGCTCTGGTCAAGCTGCCACCGGACCAACGGGCAGTCTTCGTCCTCCGGGTGAACGAGGAGATGAGCTACGAAGAGATCAGCCAGGCGCTGGGTATCCCGGTTGGCACGGTGATGTCGCGTCTGAACCGGGCTCGCGAAAAGCTCCGTGAGCTGCTACGGGAGTACATGCCGGCAACATGAAACAGACGTGCGGCTCCGTTCGAGAGTGGCTCGGCGCATTTGCCGATGGAGAGCTCGACCCGGGGCGTGCCGAGCAGGTTCGTGTCCACCTTGAGACCTGCGCCGCGTGTCGGCGCGAGCTCGACCAGATACTGGCGCTCCACAAGCTGACGAAGAGCGTGGAGCACCCGCGTCTTGCCGAAGACTACTGGGATTGGCACCGGGCCAAGGTCTGGCACGGGATCCACAACCGGAAGCGCGCCCCGATGCCTTCGTACCGGCCTTCATTTGCCTGGCCCAAGCTGGCTACGGCTGCGGCCGGGCTCGTAGTCGTGCTGGTCGTGGTCATCGCCGGATGGCGGTCGCTCCTGGAGCGACCAGGTGCTGTCGGCAGGACGCTTGCCGAGAGGCAGACGAAGGCCGTGGCTCCGGTTGTAGCAGAGCCCGGGACCAAGCGTTCAGCAGAAGTTAGGGAGACCGGTAGGGTCACTGAAGGGATACCGGCCCGGGTCGAGGGCCGGTTCGACGAGGTTGCTCAGGTTCCCGCCGCAACTGGGCGGGACGCGGAGAAGGTCAGTATCGGCTACGCGTCCAGGGCCGCCGGGACATCCGGCGCAGATGGTGCCTCCAAGCCCGCCATCGCTTCTGTGCGTAGCTCTGAAGAGGCGGAGTTGAAGGTCGCCGCCGAGCAGCCGGACAATGACCTTGCCTCAGCTCCGTCTGGCAGCGCGCAGCACCTCCGCTCCTCCTCCACGAAGCCGAAGGGTCGCATCGTGTCCGGACCGGTACTGCTCGACCAACCTCCGCTGGCCGACGCGGACGCGCTCGACACCGGTACCGTGCTGCTCAACGTGGAGACTGATAGCTCCGGGCGGGTGCTGAGCGCGGGAGTGCGCCGTAGCTCGGGGTCAGTCAGGCTCGACAGTGTGGCCGTACGCCAGATACGCCAGTCACGGTTCAAGGCAGCGGTCAAGAACAACCGCAAGGTCGCCAGTTCATTCGAATACCACTTCCGGGTCCAGAAGAAGATGGACGACCTGGAGGAAGGGCAGAATCCGGGGATCAAGCAAGGGCCGGCGGAACTTCGGGAATCGAAGGGACAGCAGGATTCACCGACCCATGGAGAGAAGTCCCAGAAGCCGGACAGCGGCAGCAAAGACGCTCCTCTCAAGGAAAAGACCTCGAAGTAGACAGGTTTGGTCGGTGTTGGTTTCGCGGTGTGATGTCGCCGCTCTTTCTCTTCACAGGGACGGAATGAGCGAGCTGATGGGGTGAGTGCCAATTCACTGAGCCACCCTTGAGGCACGAGGCAAGGTGTTCGACTACGGTCGCTAGACCGGCAGCGACTCCGGGGCTTCCATGCCGTCCTGCCCAAGCTGCTTGCGCTTTCCTGTCTGCGTCTTGGCGCAATCCGGAGTTCTGCTGGTCGTGCAGGACTCGGCGGAATGCCCGCGGCCGGCGATGTCCGGGAGTCCCTTGCATCCGATACCGACGTCGGCAGGCTTGGAACCACCATCACTTCCTGGTTGTCGGGACCAACACCCCGTTGCGGAACTGGCGCACAGATTTGGGTCTGTTTCGCTACGAGTTCCAACTGCCCGGCAAGCGGCGTCGTGGCCATGACGAATCGTAGTCCATCATGATCAGCGTTTGACAGCGGGACCCCGGGCGCTATCATGCGCTTGGAATCTCATGCATCTGTACGAGTTGATTCGGCGCAAGCGGGACGGGGGCAGTCTAGGCGAAGAGGAAATCGAGGAGCTCGTTGCCTGCTTTGCGTCCGGGACTGTGCCAGACTATCAAATGGCGGCAATGCTGATGGCGGTCTTCTTCAGCGGGATGACCGCGGAGGAAACCGCGGCACTGACTCTTGCAATGATGAACTCGGGCGACGTCTTCGACCTATCCGGCGTCCCGGGTCCGAAGGTGGACAAGCACTCCACCGGCGGCGTCGGGGACAAGGTGTCGCTTATCCTCGCGCCGCTGGTTGCGGCCTGCGGAGTCAGGGTGCCGATGGTCTCGGGCAGGTCGCTCGGCCACACCGGCGGGACGCTGGACAAGCTCGAGTCGATTCCCGGGTTCCGTACCGACCTCTCGTATGCGCAGTTCAAGAAGAACGTCTCAGACATCGGGCTGTGCATTATGGGGCAGACGCAGCGGATGTGCCCGGCTGACCGCAAGCTCTATGCGCTGCGCGACGTGACCGCGACCGTGGATTCCGTGCCGCTGATTGCCGCGAGCATCATGTCGAAGAAGCTGGCTGAGGGAATCGACGGGCTGGTGCTGGACGTGAAGACTGGTAGTGGCGCGTTCATGAGCCGGACCTCTCAAGCGCGGCAACTGGCCCGGGCGATGATCAGCATCGGGACGCAACTGGGTAAGAAGGTTGTTGC
Above is a window of candidate division WOR-3 bacterium DNA encoding:
- a CDS encoding D-alanine--D-alanine ligase; protein product: MSRSDIVRRLRKRKIGVLMGGWSSEREISLLSGQRVLNSLKGQGFQAVGIDISRNFTDQIKRAKIDLAFVILHGRPGEDGTVQGYLDLLGIPYTGSGVTASAICIDKVITKMLFERVGIPTPPYFVIESGADVAAIVAEAEKQFGYPMIAKPRAEGSSVGIELLEGRRGAVERSERVRRGFGDILLEQFIPGMIATVGVLVEEPLPILELVPKRQAFYDYEAKYTRGETEFVLPARLDSKVADRIKELALKAHKLMGCSGFSRIDLVIKQGKLPFFLELNTLPGLTDISDFPAEAENAGISYDEMIFRILADALA
- a CDS encoding 50S ribosomal protein L18, which encodes MIRQTRQRRHLSIRRRIAGTPERPRLCIKRSSRYIYAMLIDDSRNRVLTGISSQIAAVREKKLKRTEAAKEVGKLIAGKSRELGIKQVVFDRAGYRYHGRVKAVADGAREGGLEF
- a CDS encoding 30S ribosomal protein S5, with the protein product MHQQARGATLEPELIERVISIKRVSKVMKGGKRMRLSASVVVGDGKGMVGLGHGKAAEVAVAVRKATTRARKDMVRVSIAGHTIPHDTKGKYGASRVLVKPAARGTGLIACPQVRAVLEAAGLNDGLSKSLGSRNAYNTARATIVALQQLRTIEQVAAARNKPASHLAKKQTENETAESHTG
- the rpmD gene encoding 50S ribosomal protein L30 — protein: MKQLKVTLAKSLIDQKQSLKRTARALGLRRIGATRVHADTAVIRGMVFQVKHLLKVEEL
- a CDS encoding 50S ribosomal protein L15 codes for the protein MKIGGLKPEPGSTHRKKRIGRGVGSGHGKTSGRGHTGAGQHSAPRHDARFEGGQMPFYRRIPKRGFVNPTRKEFAPVNLSDLTKLEVEVVTIDLLREKGLVGRRESVKVLGNGELGRALSVTAHAFSKSAREKIEKAGGKAEVAS
- the secY gene encoding preprotein translocase subunit SecY, with protein sequence MTGSFGSIFKIPDLRRKILFTLGMVVVYRLGSHIPTPGINAQALGYMLGQMRGTVFGLYDIFVGGALSRASIFALGIMPYISASIVFQLLGSVFPYLERLQREEEGRKKVNQYTRYATVALAIIQSSTIAIYLESQPATQFGPIVMQSGFFFRLLTIITLTSGTMLAMWLGEQITDRGIGNGISFLIFIGCLDSTPQDIGRTIAMVQAGEISWLALVLLAAVVFAVYAGVVLLTMAVLKIPVVYQGRVVGRQMYREHRTHLPIRVWTAGVIPIIFAQSLVVFPSTFAQFIKAPWLQSMQRILSAGGWLYDLLYAALIIFFTYFYTSVVFNARDIADNLRKYGGAVPGKQAGEKTAEYIDRSLTLIMLPGAVSLVIIALLPSFLMNALRVPFYFGGTTLMIIVGVALDTLQQIEAHLVMRHYEGLVKGGKFQGRRFG
- a CDS encoding sigma-70 family RNA polymerase sigma factor — its product is MKVWSRVASSRVVGSDNPRNTTRPTTVDLVGEPGARASDVELIHRVQSGDTEAFDELMKRYAASVYKVTYGLTRNHADADDLSQETFIRAYRAIARFDEHYQFYTWVRRIAVNLCFNHIKRGKKFRFVPLPIADGDDESADIADPQPQSADCGLGRDLEQALVKLPPDQRAVFVLRVNEEMSYEEISQALGIPVGTVMSRLNRAREKLRELLREYMPAT
- a CDS encoding TonB family protein, whose product is MKQTCGSVREWLGAFADGELDPGRAEQVRVHLETCAACRRELDQILALHKLTKSVEHPRLAEDYWDWHRAKVWHGIHNRKRAPMPSYRPSFAWPKLATAAAGLVVVLVVVIAGWRSLLERPGAVGRTLAERQTKAVAPVVAEPGTKRSAEVRETGRVTEGIPARVEGRFDEVAQVPAATGRDAEKVSIGYASRAAGTSGADGASKPAIASVRSSEEAELKVAAEQPDNDLASAPSGSAQHLRSSSTKPKGRIVSGPVLLDQPPLADADALDTGTVLLNVETDSSGRVLSAGVRRSSGSVRLDSVAVRQIRQSRFKAAVKNNRKVASSFEYHFRVQKKMDDLEEGQNPGIKQGPAELRESKGQQDSPTHGEKSQKPDSGSKDAPLKEKTSK
- a CDS encoding thymidine phosphorylase, which encodes MHLYELIRRKRDGGSLGEEEIEELVACFASGTVPDYQMAAMLMAVFFSGMTAEETAALTLAMMNSGDVFDLSGVPGPKVDKHSTGGVGDKVSLILAPLVAACGVRVPMVSGRSLGHTGGTLDKLESIPGFRTDLSYAQFKKNVSDIGLCIMGQTQRMCPADRKLYALRDVTATVDSVPLIAASIMSKKLAEGIDGLVLDVKTGSGAFMSRTSQARQLARAMISIGTQLGKKVVALVTDMSEPLGEAVGNGVEVIEAIEALKGRWQPDLEEVTLALGEEMLVLAGLAGTLAQARRLLMRALSQGLGLEKFRQMVRAQGGDPKVVDDYGLLPQPACRAGAVAASAGFVRSIDPLRVGLLGVGLGVGRQHLDSRIDHSAGFLFRKKVGEKAAKDEVIAEVAGSNEAAVKEAALRLPALIAIGPTPPRRKDMVLARLIGNGNDNQARRPQVSETDSATYHKRTKTRPARA